In Streptomyces paludis, the genomic stretch CACCGCGCTCGCGGGCGGCCACCGTGTCGCGGTGCTCGCCGTACCGGCGGCCACCGCCCCGGACGCGCCGCTGCCCGTCCTGCCCGCAGGCGCGGAGGCGGTGACCAGCGCGGACACGGTGACCGGCGCGGACACAGTGCCGGGTGTCGCCGACGCCGTACGGGCCGATGTGCTGCTCGTACTGCGCGAGGACGGGCTGTACGTGGTGGAGACGGCCTCGCCCGCCGTCACCGTCGTGCCCCTCACCCCGCTCGATCTGACCCGGCCGGTCGCCGCCGTCACCCTCGCGCCCGGCGCCGGAACGCGGATCGCCGAGGGGCCCGCCGCCGAGGCCGCCGTACGGCGCGGGCTGCTCGCCGGGGCGGGGCTGCTCGCCTCCGAGCAACTCGGTATCGCGCAATGGTGTCTTGAGGAGAGCGTCCGGCACACCAAGGAGCGGCACCAGTTCAACCGCCCCATCGGCTCCTTCCAGGCGCTCAAGCACCGGATGGCACAGCTGTGGCTGGAGGTCGTCTCCGCCCGCGCCGCCGCGCGCGCCGCGGCGGACGCGCTGGCCACCGGGGCCCCCGACGCCCCGCTCGCGGTCGCGCTCGCCCAGGCGTACTGCGGCCCGGTCGCCGTCCACGCGGCCGAGGAGTGTGTCCAGTTGCACGGCGGTACGGGAATGACCTGGGAACACCCCGCGCATCTGTATCTGAAACGCGCCATGGCGGACCGCATCACCCTCGGTTCGCCGGGCCGCCACCGGGAGACCCTGGCCGCCCTCGGGGACCTGCCCGGACCCCGGTAGCGGAACGCCCCCGTTCCGAACCACCCGTACGGCGGACACGCCAGTCGGCTGTACGGACCGTCTCCTCCGCCACACTGGCGGCCAAATGCCGCAAACCGGTGCGGCGGAGGAGGTTGTCCGTGGCCATTTCCATTTCCGTGCTGCTGCTTCTGATGATTCTCGCGGTGGTGTTCCTGCGCAGCGGCGGGCTGAAACTCTTCCACGCGGTGGTCTGTGTCCTGCTCGGTTTCCTGCTCGCGGGCACGAGCATGGCACCGTCCATCGCGAACGGTATTTCGGCGACGGCCGGGGTGGTCAGCGGCCTCAATCCCTGACGCTGGAGCGCGCGTTGGGCCCGGAGGCGACTAATCACAGAATGCCGCGTTTCGCAACCCGCGCCCATTCGCCCGCTCATTGTCCCTATCCTGTGCGTCTGCCGGGCTGCCATTGGGGGGTGCCCGGCCCGAACGCGAGGATGTCCCATGCGTCACACCCGCATAGCCACCGCCGCCACCCTCGTGGCGGCGTTCGCCGGCTCGGTCCTGCTGCCCGCCCAGGCGCAGGCCGCCCCCGGCTCCGTACACCTGTACAAGATCTACTACAACAGCCCGGGACCGGACAACCGTTCCAACGCCAGCCTCAACGCCGAGTGGGTGCAGATCAGAAACACCACCTCCAAGGCCGTGAGCCTCAAGGGCTGGACGCTGACCGACGCGTCGAGGCACGAGTACACCTTCGGCGCCTTCACCCTCGGCAAGGGCAAGTCGGTGAAGGTGCGCACCGGCAAGGGCAAGGACACGGCGGCCAACGTGTACCAGAACCGCGGTGCCTACGTGTGGAACAACGACAAGGACACCGCGACGCTGCGCAAGGCGTCCGGCACGAAGGTCGACACCTGCTCGTACAAAAACCCCAAGGTCGAATACAAGCTCTGCTGAGCCCTGACGGAGCGCCGGCCGACGAGCCGTAGACCCTGTCTCTCCCCGTATCTCCGCCGCTCTCCCGGCCGTCTCGTATGCTCCGGGCCATGAACAGCGGGGATACGGAAGGACGGGTCGTCGACGGGCGGTTCGCCCTGGAGGCGCGGCTCGGCGACGGCAGCATGGGCACGGTGTGGCGGGCACACGATCTGGTGCTGGACCGCCCTGTCGCGCTCAAAGAAGTACGACCGCCCGATCCGGGGCTCGCGGAGCACCACCCGGAGGCCGCGCGGGCGCTGCGAGCCCGGGTGCTCCGGGAGGCGCGGGCGCTCGCGCGGGTCGACCATCCCCATGTCGTGACCATCTACCATGTCGTGAACGGCGAGGGCGACGGCGACGGCGATACGGACGTCGATGGCGCTGGGGACACCGGCTATCCGTGGCTCGTGATGGAGCTGGTGACGGGCGGGTCGCTCCGGGAGCGGCTCGCCGAGGGACCGATGGAGCCGGCGGCGGTGGCGCGGCTCGGCCGGGATGTACTGGCCGGGCTGCGCGCCGCGCACGGCGCCGGGATCCAGCACCGGGACGTGAAGCCCGGCAACGTCCTGCTGCGGCCCGACGGCCGCCCCGTCCTCACCGACTTCGGCGTCGCCGCGCTCCACGAGTCGGCCGCGCTGACCGTGACCGGCGCCCTCATGGGCACCCCCGAGTACATGGCGCCCGAGCGGATCGCCGGGGCCGACGGCGGACCGGAGTCCGATCTCTGGTCGCTCGCGATGATGCTGTACGTGGCCGTCGAGGGCCGTCATCCGCTGCGCCGGCGGACGACGATGGCGACCCTCGCCGCCGTCCTCAAGGAGGAGCTGCCACCGCCGCGGCGGGCGGGGCCGCTGACCGGTGTACTCACCGCGCTGCTGGTCAAGGACCCGGCCGCGCGCCCGGACGCGGAGACGGTGGACGCGATGCTGGCCGCCGCCGTGGCCGCCCCACCGCCGCGTACCGCCGTACCAACACCAACACCGACACCGACACAGGCATCGGAACCGGCACCCACACTGCCACCGACGCGCCGGGGCGCGGCACCCCGCCGCCTCGTGATCGGCCTCTCGCTCGTCGTCGCGGCACTGACGGCCGCGCTGGTGTGGGCGCTGCTCCCGGGGGCGGACAGCACCGGGGACGCGGACACCGGAGTGGCGGCACCCTCCGCCGGTGTCCCCGGGAGACAGACACCAGAGGCGAGGGAGCCGCAGAAGGCGAAGAAGGCGCGGGAGCCCGCCGATCTGCTGACTCCCGACGGCATCCGGCAGGCCGTCACGGCGCTGAAGGCCGAGACGGGCACCGCCCGGGTCGGCGGCTTCGTCGTGTACCCCGCTCACATCTCCGCTCAGGCCATGGTCAAGGGCAGCGAGAAGCGGTACGACACCTACACCTACCGCGTCGGCCAGGGGGTCTCCCGCGCGCCCATCGGCGGAACCCTCATGGACGGTCAACTCCCCGTCGAAATGGACACGTTCGACTGGGACGCCGTGCCCGAGCTGCTGCGCCGGGCGGACCGGGACCTGAAGGTGGACCGGCCCACCTCCCGCTATCTGCTCATCCGCCCACCGAACGAACTCTTCGGCTCCGCCGCCGGACTGACCGTGTATCTCACCGACGACTACGGCACCGGCTATCTGGAGGCCGACAGCGGCGGCAGGGTGACACGAGTGGTCCCGGCCGGCTCCTGACCCGGCCGGATCCCGTGCTCAGCCGGTGGCCGGCGGGGCGGGCCGTACGAGTCCGGAACGGTAGGCGATCACAACGAGTTGGGCGCGGTCGCGGGCGTGCAGTTTGGTCATGGCGCGGTGGACGTGGGTGCGTACGGTCAGGGGGCTGACGAAGAGCCGCTCGGCGATCTCGTGGTTGGACATGCCCTCGGCGGCCAGCGCCGTCACCTCCAGTTCGCGTGCGGTGAGGGAGGCCAGCCGGGTCGGCGGAGCCGCCGGGGTGGCGTGGTCGGGGGCGGCGAGAAAGCGGGAGATGAGGGCGCGCGTGGCCACGGGCGAGAGCAGCGCCTCGCCCGCGGCCACCGTACGGATGCCGTCGAGCAGCACATCGGCGCTGACGTCCTTGCCGAGGAAGCCGCTCGCGCCGGCGCGCACCGCCTGGGCCACGTACTCGTCGGTCTCGAAGGTGGTGAGGATCAGTACACGGGTGGCGGCGAGGTCCGGATCCGCGCAGACGGCGGTGGTGGCGGTCAGCCCGTCGGTGCCGGGCATTCGGATGTCCATCACGACGATGTCCGGGTGGTGGGCGCGGGTGAGCGCGATCGCCTCCTTTCCGTCCATGGCCTCGGCCACGACCTCCATGTCGTCGCAGGAGTCGATGAGGATACGGAAGGTCGCCCGCAGGAGGGCTTGATCGTCGGCGAGCAGGACGCGGATGGTCATGTGTTCCGTCAACTTCCGGGGGAGATACGGGGGCGGGGGGTGTCGGTGTCACGGGAGAATGGGCAGCGCCGTCGTCACCCGGAAGCCGCCTTCGGGCCGGGGCCCCACCTCCAGACTGCCACCGACCGAGCGGGCGCGTTCCTGGATGCCGATGAGGCCGAAACCGCCGCCCTGGGCGGGGACGCGGCCGGGGACCCGACCGGGCGCACGGCTGGGGACGCGGCTGGGGACGCGGCTGGGGAGGCGACCCGGCGCGCGGCCGGGCGCGGCGCCCCCGCCGTCGTCGCTGACCGTGATCGTCAGCCGGTTGTGGGCGTACGCGAGCCGCACCCGCGCCGACACCGCTGCGGTGTGCCGGGTGACATTGGTGAGCGCCTCCTGCACGATCCGGTACGCGGTCAGATCCACCCCCGGCGAGAGCGGCCTTGCCTCGCCCTCGGTGGTGACGGTGACCGTGAGGCCCGCGGCGGCGAACGCGGCGGTCAGGCCCGGGAGTTGACCGAGGCCCGGGGCCGGCTCCAGCGGAGCGTCGCTCTCGCCGGCCTGACGCAGCAGCCCGGCGCCGGCCCGGAGTTCGCGCAGCGCCGAGGAGGTGGTGCCCGCGAGGTCGGTGAGGATCTGCCCGCTGCGGTCGGGGTGCGTACGGACGAGATGCGCGGCCGTGCCCGCCTGGGCGTGGGCCACGGCGAGGTGGTGGGCGACGATGTCGTGCAGTTCGCGGGCGATCCGTACCCGCTCCTCGGCGATCCGGTGCCGGGTCTCCTCCCGTACGGCCTCCCGATACAGGCGCCGCAGCCGTACGGCCGTGCCCGCGGCGACCGGCAGCAGCACCCAGAAGGCGGGGCCGAGCGTCT encodes the following:
- a CDS encoding acyl-CoA dehydrogenase family protein, encoding MSVPPTPSRETPPDLLYSEPEDDLRAAVRALLTDRADLPATLARAEAGDPYDPALWTALTAGIGAAGLLIPEKLGGQGASHREAAVVLEELGRVVTPAPYLTSSVVATETLLGCDTDRADIAALLTALAGGHRVAVLAVPAATAPDAPLPVLPAGAEAVTSADTVTGADTVPGVADAVRADVLLVLREDGLYVVETASPAVTVVPLTPLDLTRPVAAVTLAPGAGTRIAEGPAAEAAVRRGLLAGAGLLASEQLGIAQWCLEESVRHTKERHQFNRPIGSFQALKHRMAQLWLEVVSARAAARAAADALATGAPDAPLAVALAQAYCGPVAVHAAEECVQLHGGTGMTWEHPAHLYLKRAMADRITLGSPGRHRETLAALGDLPGPR
- a CDS encoding lamin tail domain-containing protein, with protein sequence MRHTRIATAATLVAAFAGSVLLPAQAQAAPGSVHLYKIYYNSPGPDNRSNASLNAEWVQIRNTTSKAVSLKGWTLTDASRHEYTFGAFTLGKGKSVKVRTGKGKDTAANVYQNRGAYVWNNDKDTATLRKASGTKVDTCSYKNPKVEYKLC
- a CDS encoding serine/threonine-protein kinase, whose amino-acid sequence is MNSGDTEGRVVDGRFALEARLGDGSMGTVWRAHDLVLDRPVALKEVRPPDPGLAEHHPEAARALRARVLREARALARVDHPHVVTIYHVVNGEGDGDGDTDVDGAGDTGYPWLVMELVTGGSLRERLAEGPMEPAAVARLGRDVLAGLRAAHGAGIQHRDVKPGNVLLRPDGRPVLTDFGVAALHESAALTVTGALMGTPEYMAPERIAGADGGPESDLWSLAMMLYVAVEGRHPLRRRTTMATLAAVLKEELPPPRRAGPLTGVLTALLVKDPAARPDAETVDAMLAAAVAAPPPRTAVPTPTPTPTQASEPAPTLPPTRRGAAPRRLVIGLSLVVAALTAALVWALLPGADSTGDADTGVAAPSAGVPGRQTPEAREPQKAKKAREPADLLTPDGIRQAVTALKAETGTARVGGFVVYPAHISAQAMVKGSEKRYDTYTYRVGQGVSRAPIGGTLMDGQLPVEMDTFDWDAVPELLRRADRDLKVDRPTSRYLLIRPPNELFGSAAGLTVYLTDDYGTGYLEADSGGRVTRVVPAGS
- a CDS encoding response regulator transcription factor is translated as MTIRVLLADDQALLRATFRILIDSCDDMEVVAEAMDGKEAIALTRAHHPDIVVMDIRMPGTDGLTATTAVCADPDLAATRVLILTTFETDEYVAQAVRAGASGFLGKDVSADVLLDGIRTVAAGEALLSPVATRALISRFLAAPDHATPAAPPTRLASLTARELEVTALAAEGMSNHEIAERLFVSPLTVRTHVHRAMTKLHARDRAQLVVIAYRSGLVRPAPPATG
- a CDS encoding sensor histidine kinase, whose translation is MTVRWQQYAKDRPRVVDALVITLLFGLGFLGCWVGGIGPSGERIARWPGALLEGAACLALWWHRRLPRTVVAATVICANTAGALGYLLTPLLLAPVIAALYWLAVRTDRRTAHIGLVVVVALLVPTALVSDPFHHPLVLKTLGPAFWVLLPVAAGTAVRLRRLYREAVREETRHRIAEERVRIARELHDIVAHHLAVAHAQAGTAAHLVRTHPDRSGQILTDLAGTTSSALRELRAGAGLLRQAGESDAPLEPAPGLGQLPGLTAAFAAAGLTVTVTTEGEARPLSPGVDLTAYRIVQEALTNVTRHTAAVSARVRLAYAHNRLTITVSDDGGGAAPGRAPGRLPSRVPSRVPSRAPGRVPGRVPAQGGGFGLIGIQERARSVGGSLEVGPRPEGGFRVTTALPILP